A genomic region of Persephonella marina EX-H1 contains the following coding sequences:
- a CDS encoding acetyltransferase: protein MKEIILVGGGGHCKVCIEIIERSGNFKIAGIVDKKERIGEKVLNYPIIASDDDINDLLKDYSYFLITVGQIKSADKRRSLFERIKSLGGEFPVVISPLSKVSPYCDIGEGTVVMDNVIINPDAKIGKNCIINTGSIIEHDCEIGDHCHISTGAVINGGVRIGDGTFVGSNSTVSNGVTITDNVVIGAGSVVIKDIKDSGVYAGNPLRKIG from the coding sequence ATGAAAGAGATAATACTTGTTGGCGGTGGTGGTCACTGCAAGGTATGTATTGAGATAATTGAGAGATCTGGGAATTTTAAGATAGCAGGTATAGTGGATAAGAAGGAGAGAATAGGGGAAAAGGTTTTAAACTATCCCATCATAGCCTCAGATGATGATATAAATGATCTTTTAAAAGATTACAGTTACTTTCTCATAACAGTTGGTCAGATAAAGTCCGCAGATAAAAGAAGATCTCTTTTTGAGAGGATAAAATCTCTTGGAGGTGAGTTTCCTGTTGTTATATCACCTCTCTCAAAAGTATCCCCTTACTGTGATATAGGGGAGGGAACTGTAGTGATGGATAACGTGATCATAAATCCAGATGCTAAAATAGGGAAAAACTGCATAATAAACACAGGATCCATAATAGAACATGACTGTGAGATAGGGGATCACTGTCATATATCAACAGGAGCCGTTATCAACGGCGGAGTAAGGATAGGAGATGGAACCTTTGTAGGAAGTAACTCAACTGTATCAAACGGAGTTACAATCACCGATAATGTTGTTATAGGAGCTGGTTCTGTTGTTATCAAAGATATAAAAGATTCAGGTGTATATGCCGGAAACCCTCTGAGGAAGATAGGATGA
- a CDS encoding aminotransferase class IV, protein MDYIVTVNGKKLIDTRFLRSVMYGEGVFETFRYRGRLPKHIDQHYRRLIKGAELLKIPKITKEDYIFYIEETVKKCKESDDLYVKTVLLSEGNIYFPVVPYKSHLLVIVKPYKEPEKKEISLAVAPFRVHSSDPMLKIKSTNYSRNIIAKRYALEKGYDDALFLNENGEVTETSSANIFWIKGRFLYTPSVDCGLLPGVTRSVILKKAKDEGFAVVEGRFYLEDVRKADYIFVANALNGIIRVSKIEIL, encoded by the coding sequence ATGGATTATATAGTTACGGTAAATGGAAAGAAACTTATTGACACAAGATTTTTAAGATCTGTTATGTACGGAGAAGGTGTTTTTGAGACATTCCGTTACAGGGGAAGACTCCCAAAACATATTGATCAGCATTACAGAAGGCTTATAAAAGGAGCTGAACTTCTCAAGATTCCGAAGATAACGAAGGAGGATTACATATTTTACATTGAGGAAACGGTAAAAAAGTGTAAAGAAAGTGATGATCTTTATGTCAAAACAGTACTGCTCTCTGAAGGAAATATATACTTTCCAGTTGTTCCTTACAAAAGCCATCTCCTTGTGATCGTTAAACCGTATAAAGAGCCTGAGAAAAAGGAGATATCATTAGCTGTTGCACCTTTCAGGGTTCACAGTTCTGATCCTATGCTGAAGATAAAATCAACGAACTACAGCAGAAATATTATTGCAAAGAGATATGCGTTAGAAAAAGGTTACGATGATGCCCTCTTCCTTAACGAGAATGGCGAGGTTACAGAAACATCTTCAGCAAATATATTCTGGATAAAGGGGAGATTTCTGTACACACCTTCTGTAGACTGTGGTCTTCTTCCAGGGGTTACAAGAAGTGTTATACTGAAAAAAGCTAAAGATGAAGGTTTTGCTGTTGTTGAAGGAAGATTTTACCTTGAGGATGTTAGAAAGGCTGATTATATTTTCGTGGCCAATGCCTTAAATGGTATAATTAGAGTATCTAAAATTGAGATTTTATAA
- a CDS encoding ArnT family glycosyltransferase: MTIIQNRYAVSLFFFLTVFVFFWNIWLNDVWIPNEAFYAEAAREMIENKNPLDIYYNYEPRFNKPPMTYWLVALSFLVFGVSEFAVRLPIVLLALGSIYFTYRIGRELYSHNVGIASAAVMAFSFQFVINSRYASPEIPLTFFFTATLYFFIAGYRRRKWKYILLSYIFLGLTVLTKGYPYIIVIGGIVFLYILIDRSFNLREFLRELNFLKVYIGIPLVLIIGFGWYLYMYLKFGEAFLDVTLNETLRRALHKQSKPLDIFFYIPVILWGFLPYSLVFFYSLVNIKGKIKELAFPLSWFAVMFLIFTIAKGKIPVYMIQAHVGMSIIVGYFLINHHPDKRILRYIYRGIFVFTGLLILVVNIFIIYKFRLDILLYLLAAAPAIIALRYRDLIFFPFISFLVTFMIFTISILPKVEKYRPYDRIGMIINDNVPQRDIPLIVEKKFWHNLPFYAKRKVLRDYSIDQILKYQQERPLLALVSEKGLKKIKDAEILWSGYLYRKGSESRFAILLKYVLKAEKGDLSGFEKRYLIYKR, encoded by the coding sequence ATGACTATTATACAAAATAGATACGCTGTCTCACTGTTCTTTTTTCTTACAGTTTTTGTTTTTTTCTGGAATATATGGCTTAACGATGTGTGGATACCAAATGAGGCTTTCTATGCTGAAGCTGCAAGGGAGATGATTGAGAATAAAAATCCACTTGATATTTATTACAACTATGAGCCCCGTTTTAATAAGCCACCTATGACATACTGGCTTGTTGCTCTTTCTTTTCTTGTTTTTGGAGTATCAGAGTTCGCTGTAAGACTTCCTATAGTTCTTCTGGCTCTGGGCTCGATTTATTTTACTTACAGGATAGGAAGAGAGCTTTACTCACACAATGTTGGTATAGCATCAGCCGCGGTTATGGCTTTCAGTTTCCAGTTTGTTATAAACTCAAGGTATGCTTCCCCTGAGATCCCTCTAACATTTTTCTTTACAGCTACACTTTACTTTTTTATAGCAGGCTATAGGAGGAGAAAATGGAAATATATACTGCTTTCTTACATATTTTTGGGCCTTACAGTCTTAACAAAAGGTTATCCTTACATAATTGTTATAGGTGGGATAGTATTCCTTTATATTCTTATAGATAGATCATTTAATCTTAGAGAATTTCTGAGAGAGCTTAATTTTTTAAAGGTTTACATAGGGATTCCTTTAGTTCTGATTATAGGATTTGGCTGGTATCTCTATATGTATCTGAAATTCGGTGAAGCTTTTCTTGATGTTACGTTGAATGAGACATTAAGGAGAGCTTTACATAAACAGTCAAAGCCTCTTGATATATTTTTCTATATACCTGTGATACTTTGGGGCTTTCTCCCTTACTCACTGGTATTTTTTTACTCACTGGTAAACATAAAGGGAAAGATAAAGGAGCTTGCATTTCCACTCTCATGGTTTGCTGTTATGTTTTTAATTTTTACTATTGCGAAAGGTAAGATCCCTGTTTACATGATACAGGCTCATGTTGGGATGTCCATTATTGTTGGATATTTTTTGATCAATCATCATCCTGATAAAAGAATTCTCAGATATATTTACAGGGGGATTTTTGTATTCACAGGACTTTTAATCCTTGTTGTAAACATATTTATCATCTATAAATTCAGGCTTGATATTCTCCTTTACTTATTAGCAGCTGCTCCTGCTATAATAGCCTTGAGATACAGGGATCTGATCTTTTTCCCATTTATATCTTTTTTAGTAACATTTATGATATTTACGATCTCAATTCTTCCAAAGGTTGAAAAATACAGACCTTACGACAGAATAGGGATGATTATAAATGATAATGTTCCTCAGAGGGATATCCCACTTATTGTTGAAAAAAAGTTCTGGCATAACCTTCCATTTTATGCAAAGAGAAAGGTTCTCAGAGATTACAGTATTGATCAGATACTTAAATACCAGCAAGAAAGGCCTCTATTAGCCCTTGTTTCTGAAAAAGGTCTGAAGAAAATAAAAGATGCAGAAATACTCTGGAGTGGTTATCTTTATAGAAAGGGAAGTGAGTCAAGGTTTGCCATCTTACTGAAGTATGTTTTAAAGGCAGAAAAAGGTGATCTATCAGGTTTTGAAAAAAGATATCTAATATATAAGAGGTGA
- the neuB gene encoding N-acetylneuraminate synthase produces MRVFIIAEAGVNHNGSIDLAKKLIDIAVDSGADAVKFQTFKAENLVNLYAEMAEYQKKNLGKTKSQLDMLKELELSFNDFEELKSYCDKRGITFLSTPFDIESARFLKELGLDIFKIGSGEITNYPLLKEIGSYRKKVILSTGMADLGEIEDALDVLIENGTEKKDITVLHCNTEYPTPYEDVNLRAMLTIKEAFKVKVGYSDHTTGIEIPVAAAALGASVIEKHFTVDRDLPGPDHKASLEPDELKAMVRAIRNVEKALGDGIKKPSRSEIKNIPVARKSIVAKRDIKKGEIFTEENLTVKRPGTGISPMRWNEIIGKKAPRDFKKDEVINICI; encoded by the coding sequence ATGAGAGTTTTTATCATAGCAGAAGCTGGTGTTAATCATAACGGAAGTATTGATCTTGCAAAAAAACTGATTGATATCGCTGTAGATTCAGGAGCTGATGCTGTTAAATTCCAGACATTTAAAGCTGAAAACCTTGTCAATCTTTATGCAGAGATGGCTGAATACCAGAAGAAAAATTTAGGAAAAACAAAATCACAGTTAGATATGCTGAAGGAACTTGAGCTGTCTTTCAATGATTTTGAGGAGCTAAAAAGCTACTGTGATAAGAGAGGGATAACATTTCTCTCAACACCATTTGATATTGAAAGTGCAAGATTTTTAAAAGAGTTAGGTCTGGATATATTCAAGATAGGATCAGGGGAGATAACAAACTACCCTCTTTTGAAAGAGATAGGAAGCTACAGGAAAAAGGTTATACTATCAACAGGTATGGCAGATCTTGGGGAGATAGAGGATGCTCTGGATGTTCTGATAGAAAATGGAACGGAAAAGAAAGATATAACTGTTCTCCACTGTAACACAGAATACCCAACACCCTATGAAGATGTAAATCTTAGAGCTATGCTAACTATAAAGGAGGCATTTAAGGTAAAAGTTGGTTACTCTGACCACACAACAGGAATAGAGATACCAGTTGCCGCAGCTGCACTTGGAGCGTCAGTTATAGAGAAACATTTTACAGTTGACAGGGATCTGCCGGGACCTGACCATAAGGCAAGTTTAGAGCCTGATGAACTAAAAGCTATGGTGAGAGCTATCAGAAATGTAGAAAAAGCTTTAGGAGATGGGATCAAAAAACCTTCAAGATCAGAGATAAAAAATATTCCTGTTGCAAGAAAGAGTATAGTTGCTAAAAGGGATATAAAAAAGGGAGAGATATTCACAGAAGAGAATCTGACAGTAAAAAGACCTGGAACGGGTATATCTCCTATGAGATGGAATGAGATTATAGGAAAAAAAGCGCCAAGAGATTTCAAAAAAGACGAGGTTATAAATATATGTATTTGA
- a CDS encoding sulfite exporter TauE/SafE family protein, translating to MEIYLPVADVSVNIFFLIALGIVVGFLSGLLGIGGGIILNPALIKIGIPPIVTVGTSVSQMVGATVSGFIAHLRLKNIDMKMGYILVGSGFLGGSVGVFLAKVLEDAGHFRTFVLSFYAFYLGFTGITLFLDVFRKNRDEKRSSKIKDFIDSLPLKVEFQFTTVSLLVPVGIGVVAGFLAAVMGVGGGFVVIPALMYLAGFPVQKAVGMSLFQMIFVTAFLTFFHGVVNHGVDIVLALILMLGSSFGAVFGAAAGQRISKNITKLIMAFLVTSVSIMSFYQLFTPAKKKTEIFHIAHNPIADFAFNYPVYYSICVIIISLIVGFIVSSLANRLKLLLQIYLEKRRSNWKSE from the coding sequence TTGGAGATATATCTTCCTGTTGCTGATGTATCCGTTAATATATTTTTTCTTATAGCACTTGGCATTGTTGTTGGATTTCTCTCAGGTCTACTTGGAATAGGAGGAGGGATAATACTTAATCCTGCACTAATAAAGATAGGGATACCTCCAATAGTAACCGTTGGAACTTCCGTTTCCCAGATGGTTGGAGCTACAGTCTCAGGATTCATAGCCCATCTGAGACTGAAAAATATAGATATGAAGATGGGTTATATACTTGTAGGATCAGGTTTTCTAGGAGGAAGTGTAGGGGTTTTTCTTGCAAAAGTTCTTGAGGATGCGGGACATTTCAGAACATTCGTTCTTTCATTTTACGCTTTTTATCTTGGTTTTACAGGAATAACATTATTTTTAGATGTTTTCAGAAAAAACAGAGATGAAAAAAGATCCTCAAAAATTAAAGATTTTATAGACTCCCTACCTCTGAAGGTTGAGTTTCAGTTTACAACAGTTTCATTACTAGTTCCTGTGGGAATAGGGGTCGTGGCAGGTTTCTTAGCAGCTGTTATGGGTGTTGGTGGTGGTTTTGTTGTTATACCTGCACTTATGTACCTTGCTGGATTCCCTGTTCAGAAAGCTGTAGGTATGAGTCTTTTCCAGATGATATTTGTAACAGCATTCTTAACATTCTTTCATGGTGTTGTTAACCACGGTGTGGATATTGTTCTTGCCCTTATACTTATGCTTGGATCATCCTTTGGAGCTGTTTTTGGCGCTGCAGCCGGACAGAGGATAAGTAAAAATATAACAAAGCTTATAATGGCATTTCTCGTAACATCTGTATCTATAATGAGCTTTTACCAGCTTTTTACACCTGCTAAAAAGAAAACTGAGATCTTCCACATAGCTCACAATCCTATAGCGGACTTTGCATTCAATTATCCTGTTTACTACTCAATCTGTGTAATCATAATAAGCCTTATTGTTGGTTTCATCGTGAGCTCCCTTGCAAACAGATTAAAGCTTTTACTGCAGATATATCTTGAAAAAAGAAGGTCTAACTGGAAATCTGAGTGA
- a CDS encoding LegC family aminotransferase, translating into MSKLIYLDAPVLGELEKKYLCEAVDTGYVSSVGRFVEDFEKRFSDYLGVKKSVSVQSGTAAIHISLYELGIKEGDEVIVPALTFVATANPVVYLGAKPVFVDIDPDTWNIDVDRIEERITERTKAIIPVHLYGNPADMERINDIAKKYGLYVVEDATESLGAKYRGRYTGTIGELGCFSFNGNKLITTGGGGMVVGRSEDRLDHIKYLVNQARDNRPEYYHSEIGFNYRMTNIEAALGIAQMERIDNLLEKKKIFNQIYREELKGPVRFQKEYKNAESSWWLTAVYIDRDIDIPELQKELSKRGIQTRRIFTPLVEFPMYRESRDKYPVSYDIYSNGLCLPSSPLNSEDDIFYVTKTLKEILR; encoded by the coding sequence ATGTCTAAACTGATTTATTTAGATGCACCTGTTCTTGGTGAGCTTGAGAAAAAGTATCTGTGTGAGGCTGTTGATACCGGTTATGTATCCTCTGTGGGAAGGTTTGTGGAAGATTTTGAAAAAAGATTTTCAGACTATTTAGGCGTAAAAAAATCTGTCTCTGTCCAGAGCGGAACAGCGGCTATACATATATCACTTTACGAACTTGGTATAAAAGAAGGGGATGAGGTTATCGTACCGGCTCTAACATTTGTAGCAACAGCAAATCCTGTTGTTTATCTTGGAGCTAAACCTGTTTTTGTTGATATTGATCCTGATACATGGAATATAGATGTGGACAGGATTGAGGAGAGGATAACAGAGAGAACAAAGGCTATAATCCCTGTTCATCTTTACGGAAATCCTGCAGATATGGAAAGGATAAATGATATAGCAAAAAAATACGGTCTGTATGTAGTGGAAGATGCAACTGAAAGCCTGGGAGCAAAGTACAGGGGAAGATATACAGGAACGATCGGTGAACTTGGATGTTTCTCATTTAACGGCAATAAGCTGATAACAACAGGCGGCGGAGGTATGGTTGTTGGAAGATCTGAGGACAGACTTGACCATATAAAATATCTGGTAAATCAGGCGAGGGATAACAGACCAGAATACTACCACTCTGAGATAGGATTTAACTACAGGATGACAAATATTGAGGCAGCCCTCGGTATTGCACAGATGGAAAGGATTGATAATCTTTTAGAAAAGAAAAAAATATTCAACCAGATATACAGAGAAGAGCTTAAAGGTCCTGTCAGATTTCAAAAAGAGTACAAAAACGCTGAAAGCTCCTGGTGGCTAACAGCTGTCTATATAGACAGAGATATAGATATACCAGAGCTCCAGAAGGAGCTGTCAAAAAGGGGGATACAGACAAGAAGGATATTTACACCCCTCGTTGAGTTTCCCATGTATAGAGAAAGCAGAGATAAATATCCTGTTTCTTACGATATATACAGTAATGGGTTATGTCTGCCTTCCTCACCACTAAACAGCGAGGATGATATATTTTACGTAACAAAAACTCTTAAAGAGATCTTAAGATGA
- a CDS encoding PIN domain-containing protein has translation MRDRIFIDTNILIYSISKNCQKCEIARQILIDNADLITLSSQVINEFINVCIKKKILSEELTFMYANEFMDIFDFYIISKKEIRLAISIKQRYGFSYWDSLIIASALESGSSVLYTEDLHHNQKIENSLKIINPFAKRE, from the coding sequence ATGAGAGATAGGATATTTATTGACACAAATATCTTGATCTACTCTATCTCTAAGAACTGCCAAAAGTGTGAGATAGCAAGACAGATCTTAATAGACAATGCAGACTTAATAACTTTAAGTTCTCAAGTTATAAATGAGTTTATAAATGTTTGTATTAAGAAAAAAATTTTATCTGAAGAACTTACATTTATGTATGCTAATGAATTTATGGATATTTTTGATTTTTATATTATCAGTAAAAAGGAAATAAGATTAGCTATAAGTATTAAGCAAAGATACGGATTTTCCTACTGGGACAGTTTGATAATAGCATCAGCTTTAGAAAGCGGCTCTTCAGTTTTATACACTGAGGATTTACATCACAATCAAAAAATTGAGAACAGCCTGAAAATCATAAATCCTTTTGCTAAAAGAGAGTGA
- a CDS encoding DUF2281 domain-containing protein, with the protein MEKKEDIYINIGILPEEARNELLNYYEYLLKKYNKNKKELLKTLLSDPKGKLPENYKFNREEAHER; encoded by the coding sequence ATGGAAAAGAAAGAAGATATATATATAAACATTGGAATACTACCTGAAGAAGCCAGAAACGAGCTGTTGAACTACTATGAGTATCTGTTAAAAAAATATAATAAAAACAAAAAGGAACTTTTAAAAACCCTGCTTTCAGATCCAAAAGGCAAACTACCTGAAAATTACAAATTTAATAGAGAAGAAGCTCATGAGAGATAG
- a CDS encoding NAD-dependent 4,6-dehydratase LegB has protein sequence MDLSNKKVLVTGSCGFIGSHLVERLIEKGCKVRAFVYYNSFNSWGWLDTFPREKLDRIEVFTGDIRDPNGVRTAVKGMDLVFHLAALIGIPFSYHSPDSYVDTNIKGTLNILQACRDYDIEKVLVTSTSEVYGTAQYVPIDEKHPRQGQSPYSATKIGADYIAESFYRSFNLPVVIVRPFNTYGPRQSARAVIPTIITQLLSGKKEIKLGALHPTRDLVFVKDTVEGFIKIAESERTVGEEINIATGKEISIGDLAKKIIDMINPEARIVTDQERLRPEKSEVERLLGDNTKIKMLTGWEPEYSLEEGLKITIEWFKNKENLRLYKPDIYNV, from the coding sequence ATGGATCTATCTAACAAAAAAGTTCTTGTTACAGGTTCATGCGGTTTCATAGGAAGCCATTTAGTTGAGAGATTAATAGAGAAAGGCTGTAAAGTAAGAGCATTTGTCTACTACAACTCTTTTAACAGCTGGGGATGGCTTGATACATTTCCCAGGGAAAAACTTGACCGGATAGAGGTTTTCACAGGCGATATCAGAGACCCTAACGGTGTAAGAACCGCTGTAAAAGGCATGGATCTTGTTTTTCATCTCGCTGCTCTGATAGGGATACCTTTCAGCTATCACTCACCGGACAGTTATGTTGATACAAATATAAAGGGAACTCTTAATATACTTCAGGCATGCAGGGATTATGATATTGAAAAGGTGCTTGTAACATCAACATCTGAAGTTTACGGAACGGCCCAGTATGTACCAATAGATGAGAAACATCCACGTCAGGGACAGTCACCATACTCAGCCACAAAGATAGGGGCAGATTATATAGCAGAGAGCTTTTACAGAAGTTTTAATCTACCTGTTGTTATCGTCAGACCATTTAATACATATGGACCAAGACAGTCCGCAAGAGCTGTAATTCCCACAATAATAACCCAGCTTCTATCAGGGAAAAAAGAGATAAAACTTGGTGCTTTACACCCAACAAGGGATCTTGTATTTGTTAAAGACACTGTGGAAGGCTTTATAAAGATAGCAGAGTCTGAGAGGACAGTAGGAGAGGAGATAAATATAGCTACAGGTAAGGAGATATCCATTGGAGATCTTGCAAAAAAGATTATTGATATGATAAATCCAGAGGCAAGGATAGTTACAGATCAGGAAAGATTAAGACCTGAAAAAAGTGAGGTTGAAAGACTTTTAGGGGACAACACAAAGATAAAGATGCTTACCGGATGGGAACCTGAGTACTCGCTTGAAGAGGGCTTAAAGATAACTATTGAGTGGTTCAAAAACAAAGAAAACTTAAGACTTTACAAACCAGATATATACAATGTCTAA
- a CDS encoding aspartate kinase has product MPLIVQKFGGTSVGSIERIKNVANKIKRAVEEGNKVVVVSSAMAGETDRLLTLTRELSSKPDPREQDMVVSTGEQVAIGLISIALKEMGIDAVSLTGWQVPIYTDDAHTKARIKKIDTGRILSELDKGRVVIVAGFQGISDYGDITTLGRGGSDTTAVALAAALNADVCEIYTDVTGVFTADPRIVENAKKIPVISYEEMMEMASLGSKVMQIRSVEFAAKYGVKIHVKSSFIEEDGTWIVEENEEMEKVVVRGISHDLKESRITVVQVPDKPGIAAKLFKALGDRNIVVDMIVQNVSHEGYTDISFTVNKIDAEYAEEIAKEVAKEIGAKGVERNDRIAKISVVGLGMKTHAGTAGKMFEVLYREGINIYAISTSEIKISCLIDEKYAELAVRALHEAFIENTENIVTG; this is encoded by the coding sequence TTGCCTTTAATAGTTCAGAAGTTTGGTGGAACATCTGTAGGCAGTATAGAGAGAATTAAGAATGTTGCAAATAAGATAAAGAGAGCTGTTGAGGAAGGTAATAAGGTTGTTGTTGTTTCATCTGCTATGGCAGGTGAGACAGACAGGCTTTTAACACTTACAAGGGAGCTTTCTTCCAAACCTGATCCCCGTGAGCAGGACATGGTTGTATCTACAGGTGAGCAGGTAGCCATAGGTCTTATATCAATAGCACTGAAAGAGATGGGGATAGATGCTGTCAGTCTTACAGGCTGGCAGGTTCCTATTTATACAGATGATGCTCACACAAAGGCAAGAATAAAAAAGATTGATACAGGAAGGATACTTTCAGAACTTGATAAAGGAAGGGTAGTGATAGTTGCAGGATTTCAGGGTATATCAGATTACGGTGATATAACAACACTTGGAAGGGGTGGATCTGATACGACAGCTGTTGCTCTAGCAGCAGCTTTAAATGCTGATGTGTGTGAGATATACACAGATGTTACAGGTGTTTTTACAGCAGATCCAAGGATCGTTGAAAATGCGAAAAAGATACCCGTTATATCCTATGAAGAAATGATGGAGATGGCATCTCTCGGATCTAAAGTTATGCAGATAAGATCAGTGGAGTTTGCCGCAAAGTATGGTGTTAAGATACATGTTAAATCATCATTTATTGAAGAAGACGGAACATGGATAGTGGAGGAGAATGAAGAGATGGAAAAGGTTGTTGTAAGAGGAATAAGTCATGATCTTAAAGAATCAAGGATAACCGTTGTTCAGGTTCCTGATAAACCTGGTATAGCTGCAAAACTGTTTAAAGCTCTTGGAGACAGAAATATCGTTGTAGATATGATAGTTCAGAACGTATCACATGAAGGATACACTGATATATCTTTTACAGTTAACAAGATAGATGCTGAGTATGCTGAGGAGATAGCAAAAGAGGTTGCTAAGGAGATAGGAGCAAAAGGTGTTGAAAGAAATGACAGAATAGCAAAGATATCTGTTGTTGGTCTTGGGATGAAAACACATGCAGGGACTGCCGGGAAGATGTTTGAGGTTCTATACAGGGAAGGTATAAATATATATGCTATATCAACATCTGAGATAAAGATATCCTGTCTTATAGATGAAAAATATGCGGAGCTTGCTGTGAGAGCTCTGCACGAGGCTTTTATAGAAAATACTGAAAATATAGTTACAGGATAA
- the neuC gene encoding UDP-N-acetylglucosamine 2-epimerase produces the protein MNKRKICVFTGTRAEYGLLKPLMEEISKDKDLELQIVVSGMHLSPEFGLTYRDIQKDGFNIDEKVEMLLSSDTPAGISKSIGLGIIGYTDALNRLKPDITVVLGDRFEALAFAVSSFTLRIPVAHIHGGEITEGALDEGYRHAITKLSFLHFTSTEEYRKRVIQLGEEPERVFNVGALGIDNIKRLKLLSKDQLEKKLGFKLWERNLLITFHPETLSKISSAEIFKILLEVLDQLKNTKLIFTKSNADPEGRKINALIDEYVTRNPEKAVAFTSMGQLLYLSTMRYVDAVVGNSSSGIIEAPSFRIGTINIGNRQKGRVKAESVIDCDPDYESIKKAFEKLYSPEFKKILKKTKNPYGDGIASVKIKNILKTYDIKDIRKSFYDLEVDDV, from the coding sequence ATGAATAAAAGAAAAATATGTGTGTTTACAGGGACTAGAGCTGAATACGGACTTTTGAAGCCTCTTATGGAAGAGATCAGTAAGGATAAAGATCTGGAGTTACAGATAGTTGTTTCAGGAATGCATCTATCCCCGGAGTTTGGGCTGACATACAGGGATATACAAAAAGACGGTTTTAATATAGATGAGAAAGTTGAGATGCTTCTATCCTCAGATACACCTGCCGGTATATCAAAATCTATAGGTCTTGGAATCATTGGTTATACAGACGCACTAAACAGACTAAAACCTGATATCACCGTAGTTCTTGGAGACAGATTTGAGGCTTTAGCCTTTGCGGTATCATCCTTCACACTCAGAATTCCGGTAGCTCACATTCACGGGGGAGAGATAACGGAAGGAGCTTTAGATGAAGGATACAGACACGCTATAACTAAACTTTCTTTTCTCCATTTCACATCCACAGAAGAATACAGAAAAAGGGTTATCCAGCTTGGAGAAGAACCTGAAAGGGTTTTTAATGTTGGAGCTTTAGGTATAGATAATATAAAAAGATTAAAACTGCTATCTAAGGATCAGCTTGAGAAAAAGCTTGGTTTTAAACTATGGGAGAGGAATCTTCTTATAACATTCCATCCTGAGACATTATCAAAAATATCATCTGCAGAAATTTTTAAAATACTCCTGGAAGTTCTTGACCAGCTTAAGAACACAAAACTTATATTCACAAAATCAAACGCAGATCCTGAAGGAAGAAAGATAAATGCATTAATAGATGAGTATGTAACAAGAAATCCTGAAAAGGCTGTAGCCTTCACATCAATGGGACAGCTTTTATACCTTTCAACGATGAGATACGTTGATGCTGTTGTAGGAAACTCATCAAGCGGGATAATAGAGGCACCATCTTTCAGGATAGGAACTATAAATATAGGAAACAGACAGAAAGGAAGGGTAAAAGCTGAGAGTGTTATAGACTGTGACCCAGATTATGAGAGTATAAAAAAAGCCTTTGAAAAACTATACTCTCCTGAATTTAAGAAAATCTTGAAAAAGACAAAAAATCCATACGGAGACGGTATCGCATCTGTAAAAATAAAAAATATACTGAAAACTTACGATATTAAAGATATCAGGAAAAGCTTTTATGATTTAGAGGTAGATGATGTATAA